In a single window of the Antedon mediterranea chromosome 1, ecAntMedi1.1, whole genome shotgun sequence genome:
- the LOC140060144 gene encoding THUMP domain-containing protein 1-like, whose product MTKQRTNKRPKSYYIKSAHKKGKYAEQELDAGMKGFIITCNYNEFKCRQDAYQLLNEYADEMYGPAVQGFVKEEESDDDDEEDFDLALKKEVSSIKERKQFRFQALKTSANNVLFIKADIENPCELAHYILSDLQETKKLKSRAILRLLPVSGTCKTYDDKLEQLADKIVAPHFEFSCKTYMYVIKIRINTTVKSKTIMGILDRIIRRNEDLNHRANMDNPELVILVEVIRNVCCMSVIKDFKKFRKYNLHSIVEVLEDKKEGKEESKRDGEIEENQDSAETEEKKDSGETGENKDSGEKEKHKDSGANNTSGNGKPEEIKTEKAEQDKCEGLQKAGGEQKEPTTDKKMVDVNTIKEEAVDVDDEPKLETNASN is encoded by the exons ATGACAAAACAAAGGACAAATAAAAGACCAAAATCTTATTACATCAAGTCTGCTCATAAGAAGGGCAAGTATGCCGAGCAGGAGCTGGATGCTGGAATGAAAGGATTCATAATAACCTGCAATTACAACGAGTTTAAATGCAGACAAGATGCTTATCAACTCTTAAATGAATATGCTGATGAAATGTATGGCCCAGCAGTTCAAGGCTTTGTAAAAG aaGAAgaaagtgatgatgatgatgaggaagaTTTTGATTTGGCATTGAAAAAGGAAGTATCCAGCATAAAAGAGAGAAAGCAATTTAGATTCCAGGCGTTAAAAACTAGTGCAAACAATGTGTTGTTTATTAAAGCTGAT ATTGAAAATCCATGCGAGCTAGCCCATTACATTCTCAGTGATCTCCAAGAAACAAAGAAGTTAAAATCACGCGCCATCCTTCGTCTTCTCCCTGTCAGCGGAACGTGTAAAACCTACGACGACAAGTTAGAGCAACTTGCAGACAAAATTGTTGCACCTCATTTTGAATTTTCATGTAAAACATATATGTatgttattaaaataagaaTCAATACCACTGTGAAAAGCAAGACTATTATGGGTATCTTGGATAGGATTATTCGGAGGAATGAAGATTTGAATCATCGGGCAAACATGGATAATCCGGAATTGGTCATCCTTGTTGAAGTTATCCGTAATGTATGTTGCATGAGCGTTATCAAGGATTTCAAGAAGTTTAGGAAGTATAACTTGCATTCCATTGTTGAAGTTCTTGAAGATAAAAAGGAAGGAAAAGAAGAAAGCAAAAGAGATGGAGAAATAGAAGAAAACCAGGATAGTGCAGAAACTGAAGAAAAGAAGGATAGCGGAGAAACGGGAGAAAACAAGGATAGTggagaaaaagaaaaacacaaagATAGTGGAGCAAACAATACTTCTGGTAATGGTAAACCAGAAGAAATAAAGACTGAAAAGGCTGAACAGGATAAATGTGAAGGATTGCAAAAAGCTGGTGGAGAACAAAAAGAACCAACAACAGATAAGAAGATGGTAGATGTCAATACTATAAAAGAGGAAGCTGTGGATGTTGATGATGAACCAAAACTAGAAACAAATGCCAGTAACTAA
- the LOC140060150 gene encoding ubiquitin domain-containing protein UBFD1-like isoform X2 codes for MEAPTNSDETSATETEITQSMETCDKIEPGVKENHSSVNTTSNESLKIEDNSSEKKETDLQNEKINEDGDNVSSETVTFKLVYMKKNYDITFELDAKISQLKQKIQSLTDVPPAMQKLMYKGLVKDEQTLRESKVTKGAKMMMIGSTLKDVLTVTTTPTASGVPIQETGTTKEPLSRQKLHKKVLDKGKPEDIMPGIKNKKEPLPNFPISGMFNKSGGKVRLTFKLELDQLWLGTKERTEKLKMESIKKVVSEPIEGHEEYHILALQLGPTEASRYWIYWVPAQYVDSIKDAVLGKWQSFF; via the exons ATGGAAGCCCCAACAAATTCAGATGAGACATCTGCAACAGAAACAGAAATAACTCAATCAATGGAGACATGTGACAAAATTGAACCTGGAGTGAAAGAAAATCATTCTTCGGTCAATACTACCAGTAACGAATCCTTAAAAATTGAAGATAATtcatcagaaaaaaaagaaactgatttacaaaatgaaaaaataaatgaggATGGTGACAACGTCTCATCAGAAACTGTTACTTTTAAACTTGTTTACATGAAGAAAAATTATGACATTACCTTTGAACTAGATGCTAAAATATCGCAGCTGAAACAGAAAATTCAAAGTTTAACAG aTGTGCCGCCAGCTATGCAAAAATTAATGTACAAAGGGTTGGTGAAAGACGAACAGACATTACGAGAGTCAAAGGTCACGAAGGGTGctaagatgatgatgattggtTCTACACTTAAGGATGTGTTGACGGTAACAACCACTCCAACAGCATCTGGTGTACCTATTCAAGAAACAG GCACCACGAAAGAGCCATTAAGTCGGCAAAAGCTTCATAAAAAGGTTCTAGATAAAGGAAAACCAGAGGATATCATGCCAGgaatcaaaaataaaaag GAACCATTACCAAATTTCCCAATATCAGGAATGTTCAACAAATCTGGTGGAAAAGTACGGCTAACTTTTAAACTTGAACTAGACCAGTTATGGTTAGGAACAAAag AGAGAACTGAAAAGTTAAAGATGGAATCGATTAAAAAGGTTGTAAGTGAACCAATTGAAGGCCACGAAGAATATCATATTTTG gCCCTCCAGCTTGGCCCAACTGAAGCCTCGAGATATTGGATATATTGGGTGCCAGCACAATATGTGGATTCTATCAAAGATGCAGTTCTTGGTAAATGGCAGTCTTTCTTCTGA
- the LOC140060150 gene encoding ubiquitin domain-containing protein UBFD1-like isoform X1, with amino-acid sequence MEAPTNSDETSATETEITQSMETCDKIEPGVKENHSSVNTTSNESLKIEDNSSEKKETDLQNEKINEDGDNVSSETVTFKLVYMKKNYDITFELDAKISQLKQKIQSLTDVPPAMQKLMYKGLVKDEQTLRESKVTKGAKMMMIGSTLKDVLTVTTTPTASGVPIQETAGTTKEPLSRQKLHKKVLDKGKPEDIMPGIKNKKEPLPNFPISGMFNKSGGKVRLTFKLELDQLWLGTKERTEKLKMESIKKVVSEPIEGHEEYHILALQLGPTEASRYWIYWVPAQYVDSIKDAVLGKWQSFF; translated from the exons ATGGAAGCCCCAACAAATTCAGATGAGACATCTGCAACAGAAACAGAAATAACTCAATCAATGGAGACATGTGACAAAATTGAACCTGGAGTGAAAGAAAATCATTCTTCGGTCAATACTACCAGTAACGAATCCTTAAAAATTGAAGATAATtcatcagaaaaaaaagaaactgatttacaaaatgaaaaaataaatgaggATGGTGACAACGTCTCATCAGAAACTGTTACTTTTAAACTTGTTTACATGAAGAAAAATTATGACATTACCTTTGAACTAGATGCTAAAATATCGCAGCTGAAACAGAAAATTCAAAGTTTAACAG aTGTGCCGCCAGCTATGCAAAAATTAATGTACAAAGGGTTGGTGAAAGACGAACAGACATTACGAGAGTCAAAGGTCACGAAGGGTGctaagatgatgatgattggtTCTACACTTAAGGATGTGTTGACGGTAACAACCACTCCAACAGCATCTGGTGTACCTATTCAAGAAACAG CAGGCACCACGAAAGAGCCATTAAGTCGGCAAAAGCTTCATAAAAAGGTTCTAGATAAAGGAAAACCAGAGGATATCATGCCAGgaatcaaaaataaaaag GAACCATTACCAAATTTCCCAATATCAGGAATGTTCAACAAATCTGGTGGAAAAGTACGGCTAACTTTTAAACTTGAACTAGACCAGTTATGGTTAGGAACAAAag AGAGAACTGAAAAGTTAAAGATGGAATCGATTAAAAAGGTTGTAAGTGAACCAATTGAAGGCCACGAAGAATATCATATTTTG gCCCTCCAGCTTGGCCCAACTGAAGCCTCGAGATATTGGATATATTGGGTGCCAGCACAATATGTGGATTCTATCAAAGATGCAGTTCTTGGTAAATGGCAGTCTTTCTTCTGA
- the LOC140060166 gene encoding armadillo-like helical domain-containing protein 2, with protein sequence MFNSMKKVVQSVEKTWQHLASHAEQGNAWDNETNLYKRGILMNAQILSDRVDVDTKIEALKKIGHLAYTGGPEASKSAGKYIHLVLEILNNIENPRALRIQAVRSVSEICKGHRDNIDSFVRNGGISSITDNLGSTTDPRMTRWCIYTLVTSSVNNLAILRALSGVPDLPNLLRKTVGLSWNGWECNYATILLTLLGYKDETDKQS encoded by the exons atgtttaattcCATGAAAAAAGTTGTTCAAAGTGTGGAGAAAACATGGCAGCATTTAGCTTCGCACGCCGAGCAAGGCAACGCGTGGGACAATGAAACCAACTTGTACAAACGTGGTATATTAATGAACGCTCAGATTCTTTCAGATAGAGTTGACGTTGACACAAAAATTGAAGCGTTGAAAAAAATTGGACACTTAGCATACACAG GAGGACCCGAAGCATCGAAGAGTGCCGGAAAATACATTCATCTCGTTCTCGAAATACTGAACAACATTGAGAATCCACGAGCTCTACGCATACAAGCTGTGCGAAGTGTCAGTGAGATCTGCAAGGGTCATAGGGACAATATCGACAGCTTCGTGAGAAACGGGGGGATTAGTTCCATCACAGATAACCTAGGATCGACAACCGACCCACGGATGACCAGATGGTGCATTTATACCTTAGTGACGAGTAGTGTGAATAATTTAGCGATTCTTAGGGCGCTATCTGGTGTTCCAGATCTCCCAAATCTACTGAGGAAAACGGTGGGCCTTTCTTGGAATGGTTGGGAATGTAACTACGCCACGATTCTCCTGACATTGCTTGGTTACAAAGATGAAACTGATAAGCAATCTTAA